The Usitatibacter rugosus genome segment GAGGACGGTCATGTACACGTCCGTGTCGACCTGCGTGGAGTTGTGGTGCAGCTGGATGTCGACCGTCGGCACCTCGCGCTCGAGGAACACCTGCGGGGCGTTGGGGATCTCGAGGGAGATGTCCTTCACGAACAGCTTCTCGATTGAGAATTGCGGTTGGTTCTGCGCGTCGCTCATGAAACTTGCCTCTTGTTGTGGGACCGGAGTAGCGGCGCGCCTAGGCGGCGAGCAGCGGTTCGAGGCCGCCCGCCCGGTCGAGGGCGGCCAGGTCGTCGTACCCGCCGACATGGCGGTCGCCGACATAGATCTGGGGAACGGTGCGCCGGCCGGTGCGCTGCATCATCTCCTCGCGCCGCGCGGGCTCGAGGTCGACGCGCACCTTCTCGATGTCGGCCACGCCCTTGGCGCGCAGCAGCCGCTCGGCCATGAGGCAGTAGGGGCAGACCCCGGTCGCGTACATCACGATCTTGGGCACCGCTAGCGCTCCACGGGAAGGCTGGCCTGTTCCCAGGCGGCGAGCCCGCCCTTCAGCTGGAACACGTTGTTGAAGCCGAGCTTCTTCAGCGCGCGCGCGGCGGAGCTGGAGCGGTTGCCGTTGCGGCACGTGACCAGCACCGGCTTGTCCTTGAACTTCTGGATCTCGGAGGCGCGCTTCTCGAGCTCGGCGAGCGGGATGTGGCGCGCGCGCGGCAGGTGGCCGGCGGCGAAATCCTTGTCGTCGCGGATGTCGAGCACGAGCGTGGTCGGCTGGTTCATGAGGCGCGTGGCCTCGAGCGTGCCGAGTGCATCGCTGCCGCCGACGCCGGCGAGGCGGGAGAGTTCGGGCCAGACGAGCAGGACGCCGCTCGCGAGGAAGAGCGCGACGAGCGCGACGTTATTGAGGAGGAATTCGCCCACGGGGGCTTGGCACTTGCGGAAGGGG includes the following:
- a CDS encoding rhodanese-like domain-containing protein; the protein is MGEFLLNNVALVALFLASGVLLVWPELSRLAGVGGSDALGTLEATRLMNQPTTLVLDIRDDKDFAAGHLPRARHIPLAELEKRASEIQKFKDKPVLVTCRNGNRSSSAARALKKLGFNNVFQLKGGLAAWEQASLPVER
- the grxC gene encoding glutaredoxin 3 translates to MPKIVMYATGVCPYCLMAERLLRAKGVADIEKVRVDLEPARREEMMQRTGRRTVPQIYVGDRHVGGYDDLAALDRAGGLEPLLAA